The DNA segment CATAGCCTAGCACCCGTTTTTGGTAGGCGGGCAGGGCGATGACTGTTTCGGCCGCGGCGATGACGGCCAACTGCGCCTGCAGGCCGGCCCGGTCCAGAAACACCGGCGCTTCGGCAAACAAATGAGGCCTTTCCTCTCCAATCATTCGGTATATGTCGTGCGCGGCGTCCCAGTCGGCCAATTCCCGGCGCAACAGCTCCCGGCTCAGCGAGGCACAGCGGCAGCTTCGGTTGAGTTGTTCGGCGTTTAGCGCCAGTTTAGGCAAGGGGGCGAGAGTCATTGGCTATCCGGCAAGCGCGGTTTCTTTTGGCGTTATTTTAACTCGCCGGACGTCGCGGCCCGGAATAGTTTCGGTGTGGCGAGTTTGGCTGGGGACAAAGCTTGTGTGAGAGAATGTAAAGTTATGAAAATTGCCGGACGGTGCGATACGCACTTGGCAATGCCGGACTCGTTGCCGGCCCGATTTAATCCGATCAACCCGATTCAAGCCGTAACTATGTTCTGTTCGCTAAGTTTGCTCCGTATTCTGCCGCGTTTTTTCACGGTTTTGCTGATGTGTCATTGGGGTGTCGCCGCCGGAGCGGCTGAAACCGATGTCGGCAAAGCCATCGAGGCCTTTCTGAACGGCGGCGGCTCAGCGCTATTGTCCGGAGCCGAGCTGTCTGAGCAGCGTCCGGCCCTGATTCAGTTATACCGGGCCAATGGCAATCGCTTGTTGTGGTTTGGCGGCGCCAACCCGGCGCAGAATCGGGAACAGGCTTTGGCCGTATTACGGAATGCGGCCGATGAAGGCTTGAATCCCCGCCATTACGACGCGGAACGTCTGGCCGCATACGCCCGGCTGGCCGAGACTGCGGCACCGGATGCGCTGGCCGGTTACGATTTGGCCTTGTCTGCGGCGCTGCTGCGTTATGCCGGCGATCTGCATTCGGGACGGGTCGATCCGCGGAAACTGGATTATCCGGCGCAGCTCGGCGGATTGCGGCCGCAGCCGGATTTGGCGGCAGTCCTGCAACGGCATTGGCAAATGCAGAGTCTGGCGCAATTGCCTGCCGAACTCGCGCCGAATAACGAGCAATACCGGTTGCTGAAGCGTGCGCTGGCCGACTTCCGCCGCCGATTGCCGGGGACCGAAGCCGGCGCCGGCTTGGTATTCGCCAAATCGCTGCACCCCGGCGAGGGCGACGCCCAGATGCCGGAACTGCGCCGACGACTGCGCGAATTGGGCGAAGCTGACCTTCCGGCGGCGGCCGATGCCGACAAGGCCGCCGATATTTACGACGAAGCCAGCGTCGCCGCAGTCAAGCGGATTCAGGAACGCCAGGGCTTGAAGGCCGACGGTGTGATCGGCCGACAAACCCTGGCCTTGCTGAACCAATCGGTGCCGGAAAAAATTGCCGCTATCGAATTGGCCATGGAACGCATACGCTGGTTGCCGGAACCCCCGGCCGGGCCGCATATCGTCGTCAATATCCCGGCTTTTCAGCTCTGGGCTTTCAAGGATTCGCAAGACCCGCAACCTTTGCGGATGAAGGTGATCGTCGGTAAAGCCCCGGAAAATTTGACGCCGATGCTGGCGGAGGACATGAAGTATCTGGAATTCATGCCCTACTGGAATATTCCGAAAAGTATCATGGACAAGGAAATTCTGCCGAAATTGGAAGGAGACGAAGCCTTCCTGGACGATCAGGACATCGAACTGGTCGAGCGATACAGCGACGACGAACAGGAAGAAGATGTCGTCGCCGATCTCAAGCAAGGCCGGCTTCGCGCCCGCCAGCGTCCCGGCGCGAACAATCCGTTGGGCCGGGTGAAGTTCGTGTTTCCGAACAAAGCCGAGGTCTATTTACACGATACGCCGGGTAAGGCCGCGTTCAACCGCGACCGGCGCGATTTGAGCCACGGCTGCGTCCGCGTCGCCGAGGCCGATAAACTGGCCGAGTTCGTGTTGAGCGACCAGGAAGGCTGGAATCCGGATACCATCCGGCAGGCAATGGCCGGGCCCAAGACTCAGCGCGTCAGCTTGAAAAAATCGGTACCGGTCTTGTTTTTCTACGCGACCGCATTTGTTGATCGCGACGGCAAGCCGCGCTTTTATCCGGATATCTACGGTTACGACGCCGCGTTGCGCAATGCGCTCAACAAATCGGTTCCCGAAACCGGCTCGCAATTGACCAGCAAAGGCAACGCTACCGCAGGTAGTTAGTGGGCCGTTATCAATCCGGCCCCTAAAGACCGGTCGGCGTGAGTCTTGTCGATAGGCTTTTCGACCAGGCCAGTCCGCTCGGCATACCAGTCATTGACGGGGCCGGGTTCATCAGCGCGCGCCCCTGTCATCCTTAAGCCGTTCGCTGCGAATTCGAGTGCTACCGAAGCTCGCGCCCGCAAATTTTTACGGTAAATTCCAAGACGCAGGGCGTTGCGCTCATTGTCTTCGGGCCGTCATGAAAGTCTATTATCTTTACCGTAGCCAGTCCTTAACCTTGTCCGCCAAGCAGGCATGGGCGTTTTTTTCGTCTCCGCACTACTTGAACCGGATTACGCCGGATTTTTTTCACGTCGATATCGCGTCGCCGGTGCCGGAGCAGATTTACGGCGGCTTGCTGATTTGCTACCGGATGAAGGCGGTCTTGGCTTGGCCGATGGTCTGGTTGTCGGAAATCACGCACTGCGACCAGCCCCGCCGGTTTGTTTACCAGCAACGCGTCGGACCATTCGCATTCTGGAGTCATGAAGTGGCGATTACCGAAACCGGCGACGGCGTGGAGGTCGAGGATATTGTGTTTTATGCGATGCCGTGGGGCTGGTTCGGCCGATTTATGCACCGAATTTTGATAGGCGGCAAATTGCGGCAAATTTTCGATACCCGGCGCGATTATCTGTTGCAACGTTGGGGCGGCGCAGCAAGCAAACCGGACTGACGCGCGCGATTGACATTTGCGCGAGCCAGGCATTTAATCCCGAATACCAAACCAAACTTCAGGAGGCGGAGATGGCTGAAGAATCAGGTTATTTGGAACCTTCCGGCGATCGGGTCGTGGCGATAGTCCAAAATCTGGACCGCGACGTCGAACGCGGCGAGGACACGATCATGTTGGGTTACGGACTCGTATTACTGGCGCCGGCTTTTGCGCCGTTACTGCCGCCCAGCATTCTGTTGCCGTTGATGGCGATTACCTTTGCCGTTTCGGCGAGCGCGGCGCGTTGGCATTTCTATAAGATGGCGCGCAAGTTGAACAA comes from the Methylomonas sp. EFPC3 genome and includes:
- a CDS encoding L,D-transpeptidase family protein, which gives rise to MPDSLPARFNPINPIQAVTMFCSLSLLRILPRFFTVLLMCHWGVAAGAAETDVGKAIEAFLNGGGSALLSGAELSEQRPALIQLYRANGNRLLWFGGANPAQNREQALAVLRNAADEGLNPRHYDAERLAAYARLAETAAPDALAGYDLALSAALLRYAGDLHSGRVDPRKLDYPAQLGGLRPQPDLAAVLQRHWQMQSLAQLPAELAPNNEQYRLLKRALADFRRRLPGTEAGAGLVFAKSLHPGEGDAQMPELRRRLRELGEADLPAAADADKAADIYDEASVAAVKRIQERQGLKADGVIGRQTLALLNQSVPEKIAAIELAMERIRWLPEPPAGPHIVVNIPAFQLWAFKDSQDPQPLRMKVIVGKAPENLTPMLAEDMKYLEFMPYWNIPKSIMDKEILPKLEGDEAFLDDQDIELVERYSDDEQEEDVVADLKQGRLRARQRPGANNPLGRVKFVFPNKAEVYLHDTPGKAAFNRDRRDLSHGCVRVAEADKLAEFVLSDQEGWNPDTIRQAMAGPKTQRVSLKKSVPVLFFYATAFVDRDGKPRFYPDIYGYDAALRNALNKSVPETGSQLTSKGNATAGS
- a CDS encoding SRPBCC family protein: MKVYYLYRSQSLTLSAKQAWAFFSSPHYLNRITPDFFHVDIASPVPEQIYGGLLICYRMKAVLAWPMVWLSEITHCDQPRRFVYQQRVGPFAFWSHEVAITETGDGVEVEDIVFYAMPWGWFGRFMHRILIGGKLRQIFDTRRDYLLQRWGGAASKPD